In the Octadecabacter sp. SW4 genome, one interval contains:
- a CDS encoding universal stress protein → MYRNVLVPIAYDSDHDPKAAIEIAKVLTASDGKITLLHVMDEVPAYAMSYMPAGFRDETRVALSRDLAEKAAQLKNATGLVIEGHSGRTILEWAEEHDVDCIVMASHRPGISDYFLGSTAARVVRHAPCAVHVMR, encoded by the coding sequence ATGTATCGCAACGTCCTTGTTCCAATCGCTTATGACTCCGATCACGACCCCAAGGCCGCGATCGAGATTGCCAAAGTCCTGACCGCAAGTGATGGCAAAATCACCCTGCTGCATGTCATGGACGAGGTGCCCGCATATGCCATGTCCTACATGCCAGCCGGTTTTCGTGACGAAACCCGCGTGGCCCTGTCGCGTGATCTGGCCGAAAAAGCCGCCCAGTTGAAAAATGCCACGGGCCTTGTGATTGAGGGGCATTCGGGGCGCACCATCCTGGAATGGGCCGAAGAACATGATGTGGATTGCATCGTCATGGCATCGCACCGGCCGGGCATATCGGACTATTTCCTGGGGTCGACGGCGGCGCGTGTCGTGCGTCATGCGCCTTGCGCGGTGCATGTGATGCGCTAG
- a CDS encoding YdcF family protein yields the protein MKTALILGAAVWADGPSPTLRRRTQRAAQLYHGGDVSHLIACGGLGKHPPSEAAVMRDLLIKDGVPAGAITLEDQSTTTGENIALALPMLNTVDVVIVTDWYHGPRARLVARRHGLRVQSVAPPLKGARPVAQLRAILREIPAYVVYALRIK from the coding sequence ATGAAAACGGCACTGATCCTTGGGGCGGCTGTTTGGGCCGATGGCCCCTCGCCCACCTTGCGGCGGCGCACGCAGCGCGCGGCGCAGCTATATCATGGTGGTGATGTGAGTCATCTGATCGCCTGTGGCGGGCTTGGCAAACACCCCCCAAGCGAGGCCGCAGTCATGCGCGATTTGCTGATCAAGGATGGCGTGCCCGCAGGTGCGATCACGCTTGAGGATCAATCGACAACGACGGGCGAGAACATCGCGCTGGCCTTGCCGATGCTGAATACGGTGGACGTCGTGATTGTCACCGACTGGTATCACGGCCCGCGCGCGCGTCTGGTTGCGCGGCGGCACGGGCTGCGGGTGCAATCTGTTGCACCACCCCTGAAAGGGGCCAGACCCGTGGCGCAACTTCGGGCGATACTGCGTGAGATTCCCGCGTATGTTGTCTATGCCCTACGCATCAAATAA